In the Ochrobactrum sp. Marseille-Q0166 genome, one interval contains:
- a CDS encoding glutathione S-transferase family protein, producing the protein MLVDGKWTEDWQPVQAKDAKGGFVRQISGFRNWITPDGQAGPTGDAGFKAEAGRYHLYVAYICPWASRTLIGRKLKGLEDVISVSVVEPALTDQGWRFGDYPGSDRDSLNNATYMHEIYTKADPHYTGRATVPVLWDKQKNTIVNNESADILRMFNSGFGDLARNTIDLYPESLRTDIDALNEYIYPRLNNGVYRAGFATTQIAYDEAFRDVFATLNELEAKLEGKGPFLFGDQLTEADIRLFVTLVRFDAAYFSLFKCNLRRLTDYPTLQAWLMRVLEVPGIRETVNIDHIKRGYYSIKTLNPTGIVPVGPDLPGLAPVEI; encoded by the coding sequence ATGCTGGTAGACGGAAAATGGACAGAAGACTGGCAACCAGTGCAGGCCAAAGATGCAAAAGGCGGCTTCGTGCGCCAAATTTCCGGCTTCCGCAACTGGATCACGCCCGATGGACAGGCGGGCCCGACCGGCGACGCCGGTTTCAAGGCGGAGGCAGGCCGTTACCATCTTTATGTCGCCTATATCTGTCCCTGGGCTTCACGCACATTGATCGGCCGCAAGCTCAAGGGACTGGAAGATGTCATTTCCGTTTCCGTTGTTGAGCCTGCGCTGACCGATCAGGGCTGGCGTTTCGGTGACTATCCCGGTTCTGACCGTGACAGCCTGAACAATGCCACCTATATGCACGAAATCTATACCAAGGCGGATCCGCATTATACCGGCCGCGCGACGGTTCCAGTGCTGTGGGACAAGCAGAAGAATACCATCGTCAACAATGAGTCCGCAGATATTCTGCGTATGTTCAATTCTGGCTTTGGCGATCTGGCGCGCAACACAATCGACCTTTATCCGGAATCTCTGCGCACAGATATTGATGCTTTGAACGAATATATCTATCCGCGTCTTAACAACGGTGTTTATCGTGCTGGCTTTGCCACCACGCAAATCGCTTATGACGAAGCCTTCCGCGATGTCTTCGCAACGCTCAATGAGCTGGAAGCAAAGCTTGAGGGCAAAGGTCCTTTCCTGTTCGGCGATCAATTGACGGAAGCCGATATTCGGCTTTTCGTAACGCTGGTACGTTTTGATGCAGCCTATTTCAGCCTGTTCAAGTGCAACCTGCGCCGCCTGACTGACTATCCGACACTGCAAGCATGGCTGATGCGCGTTCTGGAAGTTCCCGGCATCCGCGAGACCGTCAATATCGACCATATAAAGCGTGGCTACTATTCCATCAAGACACTGAACCCAACCGGTATCGTGCCTGTTGGGCCGGATCTTCCTGGCCTCGCTCCTGTCGAAATCTGA
- a CDS encoding Lrp/AsnC family transcriptional regulator, whose amino-acid sequence MDELDKRLITELRINGRASVPQLAELLGVARATAQKRLDRLIANGDIKGFTVRVRDDIGKDQIRAFMLIEMSGASLKATIAAIKRVPGLTSLCNTNGIWDVIAELEVSTISELNEVISTIRSLQGVSKSETFIMLGPA is encoded by the coding sequence ATGGATGAATTAGATAAGAGGCTGATTACAGAATTACGCATCAACGGCCGTGCCTCTGTGCCCCAACTGGCAGAGCTGCTGGGAGTGGCACGCGCAACGGCGCAGAAACGCCTCGACCGCTTGATCGCCAATGGCGACATTAAAGGTTTTACCGTGCGCGTGCGTGATGATATCGGTAAAGATCAAATCCGGGCTTTCATGCTCATCGAAATGTCTGGTGCATCGCTCAAAGCCACCATCGCCGCAATCAAGCGCGTACCCGGACTGACCAGTCTTTGCAATACGAATGGTATTTGGGATGTGATTGCAGAGCTTGAAGTCTCGACAATCTCCGAACTAAACGAAGTCATCTCAACAATTCGCTCGCTTCAGGGAGTGAGCAAAAGCGAAACCTTCATCATGCTTGGACCTGCATAG
- a CDS encoding peptide deformylase has protein sequence MTVRQIVKFPDAALRAAAAPVTVFDNNLRILAQDLLDTLRAAPGIGITAPHIGVLTRVVVLELSGPGSAKTYINPEITWACDEKIRHQEGSVSMPGVVDDVERHARIHLRYQDMDGVEWTEESDGLLAVCHQHEIDQLDGIFWLQRLSKLKRDRLIKRYQKLQK, from the coding sequence ATGACCGTTAGACAGATTGTCAAATTTCCGGATGCAGCTTTGCGTGCTGCTGCAGCACCGGTCACCGTTTTTGATAATAATCTACGTATCCTTGCACAGGACTTGCTTGATACGCTGCGCGCTGCACCGGGCATCGGCATCACAGCTCCGCATATAGGTGTTCTGACGCGTGTCGTGGTGCTTGAGCTTTCCGGCCCGGGCAGCGCCAAGACCTATATCAATCCTGAGATCACCTGGGCTTGCGATGAGAAAATCCGTCATCAGGAAGGAAGCGTCTCTATGCCAGGTGTTGTTGACGATGTTGAAAGACATGCCCGCATTCATCTGCGTTATCAGGATATGGACGGCGTTGAGTGGACTGAAGAATCTGATGGCTTGCTTGCAGTCTGTCATCAACATGAGATCGATCAGCTTGACGGGATTTTCTGGCTTCAGCGTCTGTCAAAGCTCAAGCGTGATCGCCTCATCAAGCGTTATCAGAAACTGCAAAAGTAA
- a CDS encoding dienelactone hydrolase family protein: protein MDSLIIFLHGVGSRGDDLAPLGEYWSQALPATVFAAPDAPFPFDQGGSGRQWFSISGVTPENRAQRIVDARQAFDKTLQTIMTAKGFSDKPHRVALVGFSQGAIMSLDALVTGRWSLGAVVAFSGRLASPKPFTPSLSTPALLVHGLSDPVIAPSESQKAHQQLSEIGVSSTCHILPGVGHTISAEGAALAVNFLRQTLHLG from the coding sequence ATGGATTCACTGATAATCTTTCTGCATGGTGTCGGAAGCCGAGGTGACGATCTGGCTCCACTGGGCGAATACTGGTCACAGGCATTGCCCGCTACGGTCTTCGCCGCTCCAGATGCTCCTTTTCCGTTTGATCAGGGCGGTTCGGGTCGGCAATGGTTCAGTATCAGCGGCGTAACGCCGGAAAATCGCGCGCAACGGATTGTGGATGCACGTCAGGCTTTTGACAAAACCTTGCAGACGATCATGACAGCGAAGGGCTTTTCCGATAAGCCGCACCGTGTGGCACTGGTAGGCTTTTCCCAAGGCGCGATTATGTCTCTTGATGCGCTGGTCACAGGCAGATGGTCGTTGGGTGCCGTTGTCGCTTTTTCCGGCAGGCTGGCATCGCCGAAGCCCTTTACCCCCTCGCTTTCTACCCCAGCCCTGCTCGTGCATGGTTTAAGTGATCCGGTTATTGCACCAAGTGAATCCCAAAAGGCGCATCAACAGCTAAGTGAAATCGGTGTAAGTTCGACCTGCCATATTCTACCGGGCGTTGGTCATACGATTTCTGCCGAAGGAGCTGCTCTCGCTGTCAACTTTCTGAGGCAAACTCTGCATCTTGGATAA
- a CDS encoding M20/M25/M40 family metallo-hydrolase, which translates to MTANVSNGASNAVTMAHNHINAQHVEELALRLVGWNSETGTPGEARFSEHLVSVLKEIPYFQQNPNNIRTVASHGDPLTHNVVALVRGKGKRTLALAGHFDTVATDNYHELKSLACESLKLKDALIKDLSKRARSAQEERALEDLLSGDFLPGRGMLDMKSGLAVGIACAEKFAEDADRSGNLLLVFTPDEERESRGMRSMRNALPAIARDFDIEIAAAINLDVTSDQGDGQEGRAVYAGTIGKLLPFALVIGLSSHASYPYEGVSAQAMAAGILARFEGNAALADRDENDISPPPICLEAKDLRDGYEVTTPERFWIALNWLYHAMTAEELFERFQTEVLAGATEAVERFAGQSEAFGQLIGKRAGATPAVPKLITFDQLRGMAAEVAGEEFEALYSEQEKRLSHIDNPLSVSRQLTEWLVGVAHLSGPAVVVGFSGLHYPASHLDDTQAKDRAFKQAIETTVQTFSAFPGQSLVWKPYFQGISDMSFLGQATQGQDVVSHNTPVARLVDQPADDALQFPVVNIGPWGREFHQKLERVHAPYAFEVLPQVVSMIAEELLSKRA; encoded by the coding sequence ATGACTGCGAATGTTTCAAACGGCGCGTCCAACGCCGTAACGATGGCGCATAACCATATTAATGCGCAGCATGTCGAGGAATTGGCACTGCGTCTGGTTGGATGGAACAGTGAAACCGGAACACCCGGTGAAGCCAGGTTTTCCGAACATCTGGTCTCTGTTTTGAAGGAAATTCCTTACTTCCAGCAAAATCCAAACAATATCCGCACGGTTGCAAGTCATGGCGATCCGCTGACGCATAATGTCGTCGCGCTGGTTCGTGGCAAGGGCAAGCGTACGCTTGCTCTTGCAGGTCATTTCGATACGGTTGCGACAGATAATTATCACGAGTTGAAGTCTCTGGCTTGTGAAAGCCTCAAACTCAAAGATGCACTGATTAAAGATTTGTCGAAGCGTGCACGTTCGGCACAGGAAGAACGTGCTCTGGAAGATTTGCTAAGCGGCGATTTTCTTCCGGGGCGTGGCATGCTCGACATGAAGAGTGGCCTTGCCGTTGGAATAGCATGTGCAGAAAAATTCGCCGAGGATGCAGATCGCAGTGGCAATCTCTTGCTTGTGTTCACACCGGATGAAGAACGCGAAAGCCGTGGCATGCGTTCTATGCGTAATGCGCTACCCGCGATAGCCCGTGATTTCGACATCGAAATCGCTGCTGCAATCAATCTTGATGTGACGTCTGATCAAGGAGACGGTCAGGAGGGACGCGCGGTCTACGCAGGGACGATTGGAAAGCTGTTACCATTTGCGCTGGTCATCGGACTAAGCTCGCATGCAAGCTATCCTTATGAGGGTGTGAGTGCGCAGGCAATGGCGGCTGGCATCCTTGCACGCTTTGAAGGCAATGCAGCATTGGCCGACCGTGATGAAAATGATATCTCACCACCGCCAATCTGCCTCGAGGCAAAAGACTTGCGCGATGGATATGAAGTGACCACGCCTGAACGCTTCTGGATTGCACTTAACTGGCTTTATCATGCCATGACTGCAGAAGAGCTATTTGAGCGCTTTCAGACTGAAGTGCTGGCAGGTGCTACCGAGGCTGTCGAACGTTTTGCGGGGCAGTCAGAGGCTTTCGGTCAACTGATTGGCAAACGTGCCGGCGCAACGCCAGCAGTACCGAAACTCATAACGTTCGATCAGTTGCGTGGAATGGCCGCCGAGGTTGCAGGTGAGGAGTTTGAGGCGCTTTACAGCGAGCAGGAGAAGCGCCTTTCCCACATAGACAATCCTTTATCTGTCAGCCGCCAACTGACCGAATGGCTTGTCGGTGTGGCGCATCTCTCCGGTCCTGCGGTTGTTGTTGGCTTTTCCGGTCTACATTACCCTGCGAGCCATCTTGATGACACTCAGGCTAAGGATCGCGCTTTTAAGCAGGCCATCGAGACAACCGTGCAAACATTTTCAGCCTTCCCTGGTCAGTCACTGGTCTGGAAGCCGTATTTTCAGGGAATCTCTGACATGAGTTTTCTGGGGCAGGCGACACAGGGTCAGGATGTGGTTTCCCACAACACGCCAGTTGCGCGCCTTGTCGATCAACCAGCGGATGATGCTCTACAGTTTCCGGTGGTTAACATTGGGCCGTGGGGCCGCGAGTTCCACCAGAAGCTTGAACGCGTCCATGCGCCATATGCTTTTGAAGTCTTGCCGCAGGTCGTTTCAATGATTGCGGAAGAATTATTGTCGAAGCGTGCCTGA
- a CDS encoding LysR family transcriptional regulator, translating to MDRLDCERMFVAVLDTGSFSAAAQRLGTSSGQASKLISKLEADLGVQLIRRTTRALSPTEVGFAYYERMKGLLQDFDALDAAVRNASGAPTGRIRLTAPMSFGTLRLTPVLLDFARSFPDIQIDVSFSDRIVSLVDEGFDIGVRIGKPLDSSLIARRLCDARVVLIASPSYVEKHGSPDHPRDLVTHNCIIDTNFREPFVWRFAPSPEGEPSAVNIAGRLQFSNGEACLEAAAAGLGIAHVPSFIAGPSIRKGRVLQLLKAYEDKPLGIHAVYPPARHLALKVRALVDYLVEHFHGKPEWDRDW from the coding sequence ATGGATCGGCTCGATTGTGAACGCATGTTCGTTGCCGTGCTCGATACCGGCAGTTTTTCAGCCGCCGCCCAGCGGCTTGGAACGAGCAGCGGACAAGCGTCGAAACTCATATCGAAACTGGAAGCCGACCTTGGTGTTCAGCTGATCAGACGCACAACGCGCGCATTGTCACCAACGGAAGTCGGCTTCGCCTATTACGAACGCATGAAAGGGCTCTTGCAGGATTTTGATGCGCTCGATGCCGCTGTCCGCAATGCTTCCGGTGCACCAACAGGGCGTATTCGGCTGACAGCACCCATGTCGTTTGGAACATTGCGACTAACGCCGGTTCTTCTCGACTTTGCCCGGTCTTTTCCCGATATACAGATTGATGTCAGTTTTTCAGACCGGATTGTCAGTCTGGTCGACGAAGGCTTTGATATTGGCGTGCGGATCGGCAAGCCACTGGATAGCAGCCTGATTGCGCGGCGGCTTTGCGATGCGCGTGTGGTGCTGATCGCATCGCCATCCTACGTCGAAAAGCATGGCTCGCCAGACCATCCGCGTGATCTCGTCACGCATAATTGCATCATCGATACCAACTTCCGCGAACCCTTTGTCTGGCGATTTGCTCCTTCGCCAGAAGGTGAACCCAGTGCAGTCAATATTGCCGGAAGGCTGCAATTCTCCAATGGTGAAGCCTGTCTTGAAGCAGCAGCGGCGGGGCTGGGTATTGCCCATGTGCCAAGCTTTATTGCGGGTCCCTCCATTCGCAAAGGTCGCGTACTGCAACTGCTAAAAGCCTATGAGGACAAACCGCTCGGCATCCATGCGGTCTATCCACCTGCAAGACATCTGGCATTGAAGGTGCGGGCGCTCGTTGATTATCTCGTTGAGCATTTTCACGGAAAGCCGGAATGGGATCGTGACTGGTAG
- a CDS encoding amino acid ABC transporter permease: protein MSLDFTVVPPYAELMLIGLLWTVLITVLAGFISIVLGIVIAIVTLHAPKLISLPIRGIVFLFMGTPLLLQLYLLYYGLSQIGIMVPAFWTGVFGLGMHYAAYNADIFRASLEAVDKGQMEAARSLGFGNGAALRYFIIPQAILTALPQVGNNSIILLKDTAVLSVLGIAELVLSAQRGISETYRPFEFYFVAAVLYYLVNLLMEWVLSKAAKKAEAIR, encoded by the coding sequence ATGAGTCTCGATTTTACCGTCGTTCCACCCTATGCAGAGCTGATGCTGATAGGCCTGCTCTGGACTGTACTGATTACTGTACTGGCTGGCTTTATTAGTATTGTCTTGGGAATTGTTATCGCGATTGTAACGCTTCACGCCCCAAAGCTGATAAGTCTTCCAATCCGCGGCATCGTGTTTCTGTTTATGGGTACACCGCTGCTTTTACAGCTGTATCTGCTCTATTATGGTTTGTCGCAGATAGGCATTATGGTGCCAGCCTTTTGGACGGGAGTTTTCGGCCTCGGCATGCATTATGCTGCCTACAACGCTGATATTTTCCGTGCGTCACTCGAGGCCGTTGATAAGGGGCAGATGGAAGCTGCTCGTTCGCTCGGCTTTGGAAATGGTGCTGCGCTGCGCTATTTCATCATTCCTCAGGCGATCCTGACTGCACTGCCGCAAGTCGGCAACAACAGCATTATCCTGCTCAAGGACACAGCCGTTCTGTCGGTATTGGGCATTGCAGAACTGGTGTTGAGCGCACAGCGTGGCATCAGCGAAACCTATCGTCCTTTTGAGTTCTACTTCGTTGCAGCCGTGCTCTATTACCTCGTCAATCTTTTGATGGAATGGGTTTTGAGCAAAGCGGCCAAGAAAGCGGAAGCTATCCGATGA
- a CDS encoding DoxX family protein encodes MIDNRTAPYAILLLRLALGILFLAHAGLKIFVFTPAGTAAFFGSLGLPGWFAYVTILWELVGAVALILGIFPRIAAVALIPILLGAIYTVHGAAGFFFTNPNGGWEFLALWIAGLAAVALGGNGAYALKPGK; translated from the coding sequence GTGATCGACAACCGTACCGCTCCCTATGCAATCTTGCTGCTGCGTCTCGCACTCGGCATCCTGTTTCTCGCCCACGCCGGATTGAAGATTTTCGTCTTCACCCCTGCAGGCACGGCCGCCTTCTTCGGATCGCTCGGCCTTCCTGGCTGGTTTGCCTATGTCACCATTCTCTGGGAACTGGTTGGCGCAGTTGCACTCATCCTTGGCATTTTCCCGCGTATTGCCGCCGTGGCTCTTATCCCGATCCTTCTCGGCGCTATCTATACCGTTCACGGTGCGGCAGGCTTCTTCTTCACCAATCCAAATGGCGGCTGGGAATTCCTGGCACTCTGGATTGCGGGCCTTGCAGCCGTAGCACTCGGCGGAAATGGCGCATACGCTCTTAAGCCGGGTAAATAA
- a CDS encoding amino acid ABC transporter ATP-binding protein, translating into MNTQTPMIELRQIRKSYGDIEVLKGIDLTVAKGKIVSIIGPSGSGKSTLLRSINMLEETSSGEIWLDGHQVNRPLKGRAFEKHINHIRQEMGMVFQQFNLFPHLTVLQNIMVGPMKLKGLSRADALERANSLLAKVGLVDKGHAYPARLSGGQKQRVAIARALAMQPKVMLFDEATSALDPELVEEVNQVMKQLASEHMTMLIVTHEMRFAAEVCDHVMFMDGGVVVEQGSPDQVLSNPTEERTRAFLRKHLSH; encoded by the coding sequence ATGAACACACAGACCCCCATGATCGAACTTCGTCAGATCAGGAAATCCTATGGCGATATCGAGGTTTTGAAAGGCATTGACCTCACTGTAGCCAAAGGAAAGATCGTTTCCATTATCGGCCCCAGTGGTTCCGGAAAAAGTACGCTCTTGCGTTCCATCAACATGCTGGAAGAAACCTCAAGCGGTGAGATCTGGCTGGATGGACATCAGGTTAATCGCCCACTCAAGGGGCGCGCTTTCGAAAAGCACATCAACCATATCCGGCAGGAAATGGGGATGGTTTTCCAGCAGTTTAATCTGTTTCCGCATCTAACCGTTCTTCAGAACATCATGGTCGGACCGATGAAGCTGAAGGGCCTCTCGCGGGCAGATGCATTGGAACGTGCAAATAGCTTGCTTGCGAAAGTGGGCCTTGTCGATAAGGGCCATGCCTATCCTGCGCGGCTATCGGGCGGACAGAAGCAACGTGTTGCGATTGCGCGTGCGCTGGCCATGCAGCCGAAGGTTATGCTTTTTGATGAAGCAACATCCGCACTTGACCCTGAGCTGGTCGAAGAGGTGAACCAAGTTATGAAGCAGCTCGCAAGTGAACATATGACTATGTTGATCGTCACACACGAGATGCGTTTTGCAGCCGAAGTCTGTGACCACGTCATGTTCATGGATGGTGGTGTGGTGGTTGAACAGGGCTCGCCAGATCAGGTTCTGTCCAATCCCACCGAAGAGCGGACGCGAGCATTCCTGCGCAAGCATCTTTCTCATTAG
- a CDS encoding ornithine cyclodeaminase, translating to MTNEKLNIVPFVSVDHMMKLVLTVGVETFLKELAEVIEEDFCRWQEFDKTPRIASHSDEGVIELMPTSDGTLYGFKYVNGHPKNTKEGLQTVTAFGVLADVGSGYPMLLTEMTILTALRTAAMSAVAARHLARPGSKTMTIIGNGAQSEFQALAFKAILGIENLRLFDIDRLASERCARNLGDTGLSISIFGTSQEAVEGADIITTVTADKQYATILSDNMVGPGVHINAVGGDCPGKTELNKDILLRSDIFVEYPPQTRIEGEIQQLDPDYPVKELWQVITGAIEGRSSDRAITLFDSVGFAIEDFSALRYVRSKLKETGLYIELDMLADPDEPRDLYGMLLRCEKNLKAAA from the coding sequence ATGACCAATGAAAAGCTGAATATTGTTCCTTTCGTCAGTGTCGATCACATGATGAAGCTGGTGCTGACGGTAGGCGTTGAAACCTTTCTCAAGGAACTGGCGGAAGTGATCGAAGAAGATTTTTGCCGTTGGCAAGAGTTCGATAAAACGCCACGTATCGCATCCCATTCTGACGAAGGTGTGATTGAGTTGATGCCGACAAGTGACGGCACGCTATATGGCTTTAAGTATGTGAACGGCCATCCGAAAAATACAAAGGAAGGTCTCCAGACTGTAACGGCTTTCGGTGTGCTGGCCGATGTTGGCAGTGGTTATCCAATGCTGTTGACCGAGATGACGATTTTAACGGCATTGCGCACGGCTGCTATGTCTGCTGTCGCGGCCAGGCACCTTGCGCGTCCGGGTTCAAAGACCATGACGATCATTGGCAATGGTGCGCAGAGCGAGTTTCAGGCGCTGGCTTTCAAGGCTATTCTGGGAATCGAAAATCTGCGCCTTTTTGATATTGACCGCCTAGCGAGTGAGCGTTGCGCACGCAATCTGGGCGATACAGGGCTTTCTATTTCGATCTTTGGCACGTCTCAGGAAGCGGTTGAGGGTGCCGATATCATCACGACCGTCACAGCCGACAAGCAATATGCAACGATTCTCAGTGACAACATGGTTGGCCCTGGCGTTCATATCAATGCAGTGGGTGGCGATTGTCCGGGCAAGACAGAACTGAACAAAGACATCCTGCTCCGTTCGGACATCTTCGTTGAATACCCGCCACAGACGCGTATTGAGGGCGAAATCCAGCAACTTGATCCCGACTATCCCGTCAAGGAACTCTGGCAGGTCATCACTGGAGCTATAGAAGGCCGTTCGTCAGATCGGGCTATCACCTTGTTCGACAGTGTTGGCTTTGCAATCGAAGATTTCTCGGCACTGCGCTATGTTCGCAGCAAATTGAAGGAAACGGGGCTCTATATCGAACTTGATATGCTTGCAGATCCTGATGAGCCGCGCGACCTCTACGGAATGTTGCTGAGATGCGAAAAAAATCTTAAGGCGGCTGCTTGA
- a CDS encoding ABC transporter ATP-binding protein, with product MSLIDLSNVSFAYSAGKTVLHGIDLTLESGSNLGIVGESGSGKTTMLKLLLGLQVATSGDVNFRGQKLNIKDRKFMRGFRRSVQAVFQDPYSSLDPRQRVFNIIAEPLRSLKIETDITKAVAQALAAVDLPEDAATRYPHEFSGGQRQRIAIARAIVANPDLIIADEVVSALDLTTRARIIDLMRTLSERTTFVVVSHDIALVALLCERLIVLEKGRIVEQGDTRDILANPQHAYTQKLLTSLPRMPRDDASKSV from the coding sequence ATGAGCCTCATTGATCTTTCCAACGTATCTTTTGCCTATAGTGCTGGCAAAACCGTGCTGCATGGCATCGATCTCACGCTTGAGAGCGGCAGCAATCTTGGCATTGTAGGTGAATCCGGCTCCGGCAAGACAACCATGCTCAAACTGCTGCTGGGATTGCAGGTTGCAACGTCCGGCGATGTTAATTTTCGCGGCCAGAAGCTCAACATCAAAGACCGCAAATTCATGCGTGGCTTTCGCCGTTCTGTTCAAGCGGTTTTCCAGGATCCTTATTCCTCGCTCGATCCGCGCCAGCGCGTGTTCAACATTATTGCTGAACCGCTGCGCTCGCTGAAAATCGAGACAGACATTACAAAGGCCGTCGCTCAGGCACTGGCTGCGGTCGATCTGCCAGAAGATGCAGCAACACGTTATCCGCATGAGTTTTCCGGCGGTCAGCGTCAGCGCATTGCAATTGCGCGTGCGATTGTCGCCAATCCTGATCTGATTATCGCCGATGAAGTCGTCAGTGCGCTCGATCTTACCACGCGTGCGCGTATCATTGATCTCATGCGGACTTTGTCTGAACGCACGACTTTCGTGGTCGTTTCGCACGATATCGCACTTGTGGCTTTGCTTTGCGAAAGACTGATCGTGCTTGAGAAAGGCAGGATCGTTGAACAGGGCGATACACGCGATATTCTTGCCAATCCGCAACACGCCTATACGCAAAAACTGCTGACAAGCTTGCCGCGAATGCCCAGAGACGATGCTTCTAAAAGCGTTTAG
- a CDS encoding amino acid ABC transporter permease has translation MDIALIERIFPFIVQAGWVTVELTIVSLLIGLIVASLLVIAKFSRYAPVRWIATAYISVMRGTPLLVQLFLVFFGGPQFGFEFSPFVAGVITMGFNIGAYMSEGMRGAILAVDKGQNEAARSLGFSRIGTMRLFILPQAAPLMIRSLGVNTVILTKSTALVSTIGVVELTYTAQRFVTSTYKPFEVFAVAAAAYIVIIAVISLIVRGLEIYFSADKRAGA, from the coding sequence ATGGATATCGCACTTATTGAGCGGATTTTTCCCTTCATTGTTCAGGCAGGATGGGTGACGGTTGAGTTGACTATCGTCTCATTGCTCATCGGCCTCATCGTTGCGAGCCTGTTGGTGATAGCGAAGTTTTCGCGTTACGCGCCGGTGCGTTGGATCGCAACCGCTTACATCAGTGTCATGCGTGGGACGCCGCTTCTCGTACAGTTGTTTCTGGTGTTTTTCGGCGGCCCACAATTTGGCTTTGAATTTTCGCCTTTTGTTGCGGGCGTGATCACGATGGGCTTCAACATCGGCGCCTATATGTCGGAAGGAATGCGTGGCGCGATTCTTGCAGTCGATAAGGGGCAGAATGAAGCAGCGCGTTCGCTTGGCTTTAGCCGGATAGGAACGATGCGGCTCTTTATACTGCCACAGGCGGCTCCTCTGATGATCCGCTCGCTCGGTGTGAATACCGTTATTCTGACAAAAAGCACCGCTCTTGTTTCGACAATCGGCGTGGTCGAGTTGACCTATACCGCACAGCGTTTTGTGACCTCTACCTATAAGCCCTTCGAGGTTTTTGCGGTCGCGGCGGCGGCATATATTGTGATTATTGCCGTCATTTCCCTGATCGTACGCGGTCTTGAAATTTACTTCAGCGCAGACAAGAGGGCAGGGGCATGA
- a CDS encoding ABC transporter substrate-binding protein translates to MARLFSTALVALGISLCAHAAKADDLEKIQKSGKMTVALSGVFPPFSFVDENNQVVGFDVDIGSEIARRLKVEPEIVTTAWDGIIAGLVTGRFDTIVGSMGITEERKKAIDFVGPYYRSGLGLFVRKGDTVKSLNELEGKTIGVTLGETSEKWVREQGKYEVRTYKGLPEMLLDLGSGRIDAVIADDVPVLVAISKSNAPIDQVKDDQLPRYDIGIAVRKNNPELRDAMQKALDDMMADGTYKTISEKWIGGDIR, encoded by the coding sequence ATGGCGAGACTTTTTTCCACTGCGCTGGTGGCACTTGGCATCTCTCTCTGCGCTCATGCAGCTAAGGCTGACGATCTGGAGAAGATTCAGAAGAGCGGCAAGATGACCGTTGCGCTATCCGGGGTTTTCCCGCCGTTCAGCTTTGTCGATGAAAACAATCAGGTTGTTGGTTTCGACGTTGATATCGGCTCTGAAATTGCTCGTCGCCTGAAGGTTGAACCTGAAATCGTAACGACTGCTTGGGATGGGATCATTGCTGGCCTCGTCACGGGCCGTTTTGATACCATTGTTGGTTCGATGGGCATCACCGAAGAACGCAAGAAGGCTATTGATTTTGTCGGCCCTTATTATCGTTCCGGTCTCGGGCTGTTCGTACGTAAAGGCGATACGGTCAAGTCGCTGAACGAACTGGAAGGCAAAACCATCGGTGTGACGCTTGGTGAAACCTCTGAAAAGTGGGTGCGTGAGCAGGGCAAATACGAAGTCCGCACGTATAAGGGGCTGCCAGAAATGCTACTCGATCTTGGTTCAGGCCGTATCGACGCTGTAATTGCCGATGATGTTCCTGTCCTTGTAGCGATCAGTAAAAGCAATGCGCCTATCGATCAGGTAAAAGACGATCAGCTGCCGCGTTATGATATCGGTATTGCAGTGCGTAAAAACAATCCTGAGCTTCGCGATGCCATGCAGAAGGCCCTTGATGACATGATGGCTGACGGCACCTACAAGACCATCTCCGAAAAGTGGATTGGTGGGGATATCCGTTGA